The Etheostoma cragini isolate CJK2018 chromosome 15, CSU_Ecrag_1.0, whole genome shotgun sequence genome window below encodes:
- the dnajb1a gene encoding dnaJ homolog subfamily B member 1a produces the protein MGKDYYKVLGIAKGASEDEIKKAYRKQALRFHPDKNKSPGSEDKFKEIAEAYDVLSDAKKKDIYDRFGEEGLKGSAGGGGGGQSGQSYNYTFHGDPHAMFAEFFGGRSPFDQFFAQNGEEDMDINNPFAPFGMGRMRGMDGFQRSFKSHPGGLRRPHEKKKDPPVMHELKVSLEEVFSGCTKKMKISRKRLNPDGCTVRNEDKILTVDIKRGWKEGTKITFPKEGDETPSNIPSDVVFVVKDKPHPVFRREGSDIIYPAKISLREALCGCTVNAPTLDGRTITVTSRDVVKPGMKKRIAGEGLPLSKCPEKRGDMILDFTVKFPDKLGQSTQDALKQILPP, from the exons ATGGGTAAAGATTACTACAAAGTGCTTGGAATAGCCAAAGGTGCCTCTGAAGATGAGATTAAAAAGGCGTACAGAAAACAGGCCCTGCGCTTTCATCCCGATAAAAACAAGTCTCCCGGATCAGAAGATAAATTCAAGGAGATTGCTGAAGCCTACGATGTCCTCAGTGATGCCAAGAAAAAGGACATTTATGATCGCTTTGGAGAAGAAG GATTAAAGGGGTCTgctggtggtggaggtggaggacaGAGCGGTCAGAGCTACAACTACACCTTTCACGGTGACCCTCATGCAATGTTTGCGGAGTTCTTCGGTGGCCGCAGCCCTTTTGATCAATTCTTCGCGCAAAATGGGGAGGAAGACATGGACATCAACAATCCCTTCGCACCATTTGGCATGGGAAGAATGCGCGGCATGGACGGGTTTCAGAGATCCTTTAAGTCCCACCCGGGAGGCCTTCGCCGGCCGCACGAGAAGAAGAAGGACCCGCCTGTGATGCATGAGCTGAAGGTGAGCCTGGAGGAGGTCTTCTCGGGCTGcaccaaaaaaatgaagatCTCCCGTAAGAGACTCAACCCAGACGGCTGCACAGTGCGCAACGAAGACAAGATTTTAACAGTCGACATCAAGCGCGGCTGGAAGGAGGGGACGAAAATCACGTTTCCTAAGGAGGGAGATGAAACTCCCAGCAACATTCCTTCAGACGTGGTGTTTGTAGTGAAAGACAAACCCCACCCGGTGTTCAGAAGAGAGGGCTCGGATATAATCTATCCTGCAAAAATATCACTCCGAGAA GCGTTGTGCGGATGCACAGTCAATGCCCCGACACTTGACGGCCGGACCATCACTGTGACCTCCAGAGACGTTGTCAAACCCGGAATGAAAAAGCGAATTGCTGGAGAAGGGCTCCCTCTATCCAAATGCCCCGAGAAGAGGGGCGACATGATCCTGGACTTCACAGTGAAATTTCCCGACAAACTGGGTCAAAGCACACAGGATGCACTCAAGCAGATTCTTCCTCCATGA
- the gipc1 gene encoding PDZ domain-containing protein GIPC1, translating into MPLGLGRRKKASPLVENEEAEPIRAGLNVPGMDGLDGGVIGLGESATSEGLPPPHSSMRPRLIFHTQLAHGSPTGRIEGFSNVRELYAKIGEAFGIPPSEVMFCTLNTHKVDMDKLLGGQIGLEDFIFAHIKGQRKEIEVYKGEDALGLTITDNGAGYAFIKRIREGSVIHQIQVINVGDMIESINGHRLIGCRHYEVAKMLKELPKGKEFIIKLVEPLKAFDMISQRSGGSRSASGVQLGTGRGTLRLRSKGPATVEELPSAFEEKAIEKVDDLLESYMGIRDSELAATMVELGKDKKNPDEFAEALDETLGDFAFPDEFVFDVWGAIGDAKVGRV; encoded by the exons ATGCCTCTGGGTTTGGGAAGAAGGAAGAAAGCCTCTCCGTTAGTGGAGAACGAGGAAGCAGAGCCCATCCGAGCAGGTCTCAATGTGCCAGGTATGGATGGCCTAGATGGAGGTGTTATCGGGCTGGGAGAAAGTGCCACCTCTGAAGGTCTGCCGCCTCCACACAGCAGCATGCGACCTCGCCTCATCTTCCACACTCAGCTCGCTCACGGCAGCCCCACAGGCCGTATCGAGGGCTTCAGTAATGTGCGGGAGCTCTATGCCAAGATTGGTGAGGCTTTTGGAATACCGCCATCTGAG GTTATGTTTTGCACACTGAACACTCACAAGGTGGACATGGACAAACTATTGGGAGGCCAGATTGGGCTAGAGGACTTTATTTTTGCCCACATTAAAGGGCAGCGAAAGGAAATAGAGGTGTACAAAGGAGAGGATGCACTGGGTTTGACTATCACTGATAATGGAGCTGGCTATGCTTTCATCAAG aGAATCCGTGAGGGGAGTGTCATCCACCAGATCCAGGTCATCAACGTGGGTGATATGATCGAGTCGATCAACGGCCATCGCCTGATTGGGTGTCGACACTATGAGGTGGCTAAGATGCTAAAAGAGCTGCCTAAAGGGAAGGAGTTTATTATCAAGCTGGTGGAGCCTCTCAAGGCCTTCG ATATGATCAGTCAGCGGTCTGGAGGGTCCAGGTCAGCATCAGGGGTTCAGCTGGGGACCGGCAGAGGAACTCTGCGGCTGCGCTCTAAAGGTCCTGCTACTGTGGAGGAGCTG cCCTCTGCATTTGAGGAAAAGGCCATTGAGAAGGTAGACGACCTGCTTGAGAGCTACATGGGAATCAGAGACAGCGAGCTAG CGGCTACCATGGTGGAGCTTGGAAAGGACAAAAAGAACCCTGATGAGTTTGCCGAGGCTTTAGATGAAACCCTCGGGGACTTTGCCTTCCCGGACGAATTTGTTTTTGACGTCTGGGGTGCCATCGGTGACGCTAAGGTTGGCCGAGTGTAA
- the trim35-12 gene encoding tripartite motif-containing protein 35 — translation MALRPRASSQPGKPSFFLPKVATGARPRAVSSRPGSMLEEELSCSVCCEIFKDPVVLKCSHSFCRACLQQFWNKKKARRECPICRRKCSLTEPTVSLALKNVADTFLREQDRGTAGKGEGAHWPVEQGGMVEVKCITHGEVLKLFCLDDFEPLCCVCHTSKKHHGHKVCPLEEGAQDLKAELKKDLIPLKKNLRSLYEAKQECDDTTVHIKDQTEATEKQVKKEFEQLREFLKKEETARLAALQQEAEEKRELVRRRSENITRSILTFSHTVIAIENEIASSDALFVKNYSNTKKRAQIPLNDPEKVSGALINVAKHVGSLKYHVWEKMTALVQYTPITLDPNTAYPWLSLSPDLTSVTNSGCLQKLPDNPERFGHFVFLLGSEGFTSGRHAWEVEVGDKADWMLGVVKESIDRKGRISGCPEGGFWMISHCDGDYLAMTRPNNPLHVQGELTRVRVQLDYESGEVTFSNPISMLPIYTFTDFFTEKIYPFFCPGANINGNNPKPLKICPANVAVWNSATW, via the exons ATGGCGCTGCGCCCACGTGCTTCCTCTCAGCCGGGAAagccttccttctttcttcccaAGGTGGCTACAGGCGCTCGACCACGGGCTGTTTCCTCACGCCCTGGCTCCATGCTAGAAGAGGAACTGTCTTGTTCTGTATGCTGTGAGATCTTTAAGGACCCCGTGGTGCTCAAGTGCAGCCACAGCTTCTGCCGAGCCTGTCTTCAGCAGTTCTGGAACAAGAAGAAGGCCAGACGTGAGTGTCCCATCTGCAGGAGGAAGTGTTCCTTGACAGAGCCCACGGTCAGCCTGGCACTGAAGAACGTGGCCGACACCTTCCTGAGGGAGCAGGATCGCGGGACGGCAGGAAAAGGGGAGGGGGCCCATTGGCCTGTAGAGCAGGGGGGTATGGTGGAGGTGAAGTGCATCACACACGGGGAAGTTCTCAAGCTCTTCTGTCTGGATGACTTTGAAcccctctgctgtgtgtgtcacacttccaaaaagcaccatggaCACAAAGTGTGCCCCTTGGAAGAGGGAGCACAGGACCTCAAg GCAGAGCTGAAAAAAGATCTGATTCCTCTGAAGAAAAACCTGCGTAGCCTGTATGAAGCCAAGCAGGAGTGTGATGACACAACTGTGCACATCAAG GACCAGACTGAGGCCACAGAAAAGCAGGTGAAAAAGGAGTTTGAGCAGCTGCGGGAGTTCCTGAAGAAGGAAGAGACAGCTCGACTTGCTGCCCTGCAGCAGGAGGCCGAGGAGAAGAGAGAGCTGGTGAGGAGAAGGTCAGAAAACATCACCAGAAGTATCCTCACCTTCTCTCACACTGTcattgccattgagaatgagatTGCTTCCAGTGACGCTCTCTTCGTTAAG aattacagcaacacaaagaaaag AGCACAGATCCCACTGAATGATCCAGAAAAAGTGTCAGGTGCTCTTATAAATGTGGCCAAGCATGTCGGTTCCCTTAAGTACCATGTGTGGGAGAAGATGACAGCACTGGTTCAGTACA caCCCATCACACTGGACCCCAACACTGCCTACCCGTGGTTGTCCCTCTCCCCAGACCTCACCAGTGTCACCAATAGTGGATGCCTCCAGAAGCTCCCGGACAATCCTGAACGTTTCGGCCACTTTGTGTTCCTGCTGGGCTCGGAGGGCTTCACTTCAGGACGTCACGCctgggaggtggaggtgggagACAAGGCAGACTGGATGCTCGGGGTGGTCAAGGAGTCAATCGACAGGAAAGGCCGCATCTCGGGCTGTCCCGAGGGCGGCTTTTGGATGATCTCACACTGCGATGGCGACTATTTGGCTATGACGAGGCCCAACAACCCGCTGCATGTGCAGGGAGAGCTGACCCGAGTCAGGGTGCAGCTGGACTACGAGTCTGGAGAGGTGACCTTCTCCAACCCTATCAGCATGCTGCCCATCTACACCTTCACTGACTTCTTCACTGAGAAGATATACCCTTTCTTCTGCCCTGGAGCCAACATCAACGGGAATAATCCCAAACCACTTAAGATCTGCCCCGCCAATGTGGCTGTATGGAACAGTGCCACGTGGTGA
- the LOC117958748 gene encoding C-factor-like has product MAAQQVSVLITGANRGLGLEMVRQMLEAPCLVRKLFACCRDPDGPRAEALQTLAKKNPDIISVVRLDATDLCSIKLCAQQVGSLVGTGGLNLLINNAGILPKGTVQETSPEDMQHCFNTNVMGPMNLIKEFLPHLRDAVKASGMPGMSISKAAVVSISSLLGSMEALKHSYVFFPVVAYRISKAGLNMLTVCAAEELKKDEILFSVLHPGWVRTEMGGEEADIDPLESVQGMLSVMASLTEKQSGAFLDHKGQSIPW; this is encoded by the exons ATGGCAGCTCAACAGGTCAGCGTGCTTATAACAGGAGCCAACAGAGGCCTGGGCCTGGAAATGGTTAGGCAAATGTTGGAGGCTCCCTGTCTAGTGAGAAAGCTTTTCGCCTGTTGCAGGGACCCAGATGGACCCAGAGCTGAG GCCCTGCAAACACTGGCAAAGAAGAATCCTGACATCATTTCTGTTGTCCGTCTGG acGCCACTGACCTTTGTAGCATAAAACTGTGCGCCCAGCAGGTGGGCTCTTTGGTGGGGACAGGTGGTCTCAACCTGCTGATTAACAACGCAGGCATCCTGCCCAAAGGCACTGTGCAGGAAACCAGTCCTGAGGACATGCAACATTGCTTCAACACTAATGTCATGGGCCCTATGAACCTAATTAAA GAGTTCCTGCCTCACCTGCGTGACGCAGTGAAGGCCAGTGGAATGCCCGGGATGTCCATCAGCAAAGCAGCCGTCGTCAGCATCTCCTCACTTTTGGGTTCAATGGAAGCTTTAAAACATTCGTACGTCTTCTTCCCTGTCGTAGCCTATCGCATTAGCAAG GCAGGTTTGAACATGCTGACAGTGTGTGCTGCAGAGGAGCTGAAGAAGGATGAGATCCTGTTTTCTGTGCTGCACCCTGGCTGGGTGCGCACTGAAATGGGTGGAGAGGAG GCGGACATTGATCCTCTGGAGAGTGTGCAGGGGATGCTTAGCGTGATGGCCTCCCTGACGGAGAAGCAAAGCGGTGCCTTCCTGGATCATAAGGGCCAATCTATCCCCTGGTAG